The uncultured Carboxylicivirga sp. genomic interval AAATACTATGGTGATGCGGCTCCCTATGTACGTTCGTATTTTGATAGAACGCAGCAAAATTTAAAAAAGTACCAAACAAGTGAAAGATTGGATATTTATGGTTTTCCGGCTGATTATATTGATTCATATCTGGCACCTGCCTATTTAAAAGAGTATAAGGCAATAATGGATCAGGCCGAAGATGCTGTTAAGGGAGATTCAATGTATCTAAAAAGAGTTCTACGAGCTCGCTTGGCTGTTGATTTTGCTTATCTTGATATTGCTTTGAATAAAGAACCGGAGGGTATATCTTATTTTGATAGAAGCGGTGATACAATAACAATACGACAAGATATGCTGGATTATCTGGATAGCTTTACTAAAAATTCTGTTGCTACCGGAGCGGTCAATATCAACGAACGTTTATTTAAAACGGAAGAATACCGAAAGTATGTATTAAATAAGTTGCATCGAATTACTGCTACAAATAAAGCTAAAGGAAGGAATATAGAGATACTTACTCAATACAGTGAAAAATATCCTGTTGGTGGAGGTAAGGCATTAAATGATGGTATTGTTGGTGAATTGGATTTTCATCAGAAATGGTTGGGTTTTGAAGGACATGATATGGTAGCTCTTGTTGATTTGGAAGAGAATCAACAAGTAACGGAAGTTAGTATGAATTTCCTGAAGGCTATTAATTCCTGGACCTTTTTACCAATCGAGGTAAAAGTAGAGGGATCTGTTGATGGTGAGTCCTTTAGAACCTTAGGTGTAATCAAAACAAGCGACAAGGATAGAGGTTTTTTAGTGCAGTCTGTACCCTATGTCGTTACATTTCAATCTACGGCTATTCGTTATGTTAAGGTATCGGCAAGTTCATTAAAGCAATGCCCCAAGTGGCATCGTGGTTATGGTAATCCATGCTTTATGTTTATCGACGAATTAATAGTAGAATAAGGCTTTCTTATTGATGGAATTTTAATTAAGAATGATTAATGTAAAAAAGTCGGAATCTACAATCGGAGGTTCCGACTTTTTTATTGAAGGGATATATGATATGTATTTTTTCTTTAGAGCAAATACTTCTGGTAAAGGTTAACTAAAACTTAACTGAAAGTTTGGTAAATGATAAACCAATTCTTTAGAACTTACCTAATCAAACGCTATAGATTTGTACTAAACCTAAACAGATCTGAATGGCTATGGAATTATTACAAAGCGATGCTGATTTATGGCGCTTAATTAAACAAGAAAATCAAAAAGCATTCGATACTTTATTTGGCCGTTATTGGAAACCTATGTTCTACTGGGCCCTAAAACTCACCAACCAAAACGAAGTTGCACAAACCATTGTGCAAGACATTTTTATTACACTGTGGGAGCGCAAAGCTGAAATTAGCATTGATAATGTCGAAGCTTATTTGTTCAAAGCCGTTAAGTTTCAATCCTATAAATATTATCGCGATAATCAGCAATTTAATTTGTCGATAAATGAAGTTGATCACTTAGAAGAGCCCATTGAAGAAGTGGCAGAGGATGATGAGCGTGTTGAAAAGTTGAATAGGGCTGTGGATGCATTGCCCGAAAAGTGTCGCGAAATATTTGTAATGCGTAAGATACATGATTTTAGTATCGAACAAATAGCTGCTCAGTTGGGATTGTCTCCACAAACCGTAAAAAATCAAATTGGTAAAGCATTTAAGCAGATACGTACATCCATTGATGTTTAGTTGTTGAGCTTAATTAATTTCCTCTATACATAATACTTTGTTTTTGCTTAATAGTAAGTTAACTTTTTGGTAATGTTAAAAGATGGTACTTATAGCGTGTGTATGGTACTTATCAATGTATATGAGGGAAGAAGCATCGAACCTTATAATCATAAATAATGAATAAAAAGATAGATACATATCATCGTCAATCAGAAGAAGAAATTACTGTACCAGACTGGTTTCATCAGAAAGCAGATGGAATAAAAGAAGAATATGCAAGAGATAAAAGCTTGCTTCAGGATGTAGATGATCTGGAATTTCAGATGTTAAATCATATACATAATCGCGTTACATTTAAAAGTAAGCAACAAAAGACATTACAATGGTTAGCTAACTTTGCTGCAGCTAGTGTTATATTGGCAATACTTGCCGGAGGTTATTTACTTATAAAACCTGCAAAAATGATAACGGCTTCAAATATAACTGAGCAAATCGATTCGGTGCTATTGGCTGATGGTAGTATTATTTATTTGAGTCCTAATGCTGTATTTCAATATCCTGATAATTTTAAAGGCAAAACGCGCTCTGTTTATCTTTTATCGGGTAATGCCTTTTTTAAAATCGCTCGTAATCCAGCTAAGCCTTTTCTGGTTAAGTCAGGGGTTATGACAACGCGTGTATTAGGTACCTCTTTTAACATACATTTATCATCACAGGAGTATGAAGTTACAGTGCATACCGGAAAAGTAAATGTTTCGTCAGATCATCAAAAGGTTGATTTGGTTCCAATGCAACAGGCGCATTTCGATTTTGCTAATAATAAGTTGACCTATAATAAAGTACCTGCTAATGCTGTATTACCCTGGTATAATCATAATCTTAGTCTGGTAGAGACTTCATTGCATGATATTATCGAAATATTGGAAAAGAAGTTTGGATGCGAATGTGGAAATCTGAGCGACGACCTTCTTTCCAAAAGAGTAACTATTCATATTGGTAAATCAGCCACCTTATTAAGTGTGTTAAATCAAATTAATTATATCTCAAACCTAAAACTTAGCATTAATGAAAATAACCTGATAGAAGAATTGTAAATACCAATTAGAGAGCAATAAAAACAAAAACCACAGTTGCTGCAACAACTGTGGTTTTAATTAAAGTAACTTTAATTACAATTTTAAAATGTATTCAAAATTAAATTATTTCAAACAGAAAACCATCATTTTACTGATGTTTTTTGCAGCTGGTATGAGTGTTATGGCTGCCGGAAATAGAAAACATCAGACAGAAGTAAGCGGAATCGAGCGGCGTGCTACCTTAACAAATATCTTTACAGATCTTCAGATCCATACGCATTATCAGTTTAGTTATGGCGAAGAGGTGATGGCTGATAAGAACACATACGAACTTACTCAGAATATTTCTGATATGAAGATGGTAATGGATGACTTGTCGGAGCAGGCCAACTTAAGTTATAGTATGGAAGATATGTTGGTGATGGTTCGAAAAAACGAATCAGCAACGACTATGCAAGCTCAGAAAAAACTCATTAAAGGTAGAGTAATTGACGAGAGTAAATTACCGTTGCCAGGGGTTAATATTTTAGAAGAAGGAACAACTAATGGTGTAGTAACTAATCTTGATGGAACATTTAGTATTCAATTGAGTGGTGTTAGTAACAACTTGGTATTTTCTTTCATAGGTTATAAAGATCAGGTGGTGCTTGCTCAGGATGATATGAGTGTGCAGATGGAACCTGAATTTGAAGGATTAAACGAAGTAGTGGTTGTGGGTTATGGTAGTGTTAAGAAAACTGATGTTACAGGTTCGTTAAGCAAGATTTCGGAAAAAAGCTTCCGCGACGGATTGAATACTTCTGCCGAAAACCTGATACAAGGTAAAGTGCCGGGCGTACGCATTGTTAATTCAAGTGGAGAGCCAGGTGCCGGTGTAGATGTAATGATTCGGGGTGCCGGTTCTATTCGTAGTGGTAACTCACCTTTGTTTGTGATTGATGGAGTACCTTTAAGTAACGAAGATGTTAGCCCGGGTGGACCAAATGGAGGTGTAGGTAGTTCAAGAGCCCGTAACCCGCTTAACTTTTTAAACCCTAACGATATTGAATCGATAAGTGTATTAAAAGATGCTTCTGCTGCTGCAATATACGGTGCCCGGGGATCGAATGGTGTTGTTTTAATCACTACCAAAAAAGGATTGACTCAAAAACCAACTTTTACAATGGATTCGTATGTAGGTGTATCGCAGGTGGCTAAGAAGATTGATTTACTGGATGGTGCAAAGTATGCACAAGTTAATCCCGATCAAACTTACGATTCGAATGTATCTACCGATTGGCAGGATGTAATGTTTCGTAACGCTATTACCACCAGCAATAACCTGTCGTTTTCAAACGGTACCGAAACAGGTAACTATTATGTATCACTAAGTCATCTCGATCAGGAAGGTATTATTCAGGAAAGCAACTTTAGCCGTTTATCGGGTAGGGTTAATGTAAATGAGTCGTTTTTGGATGATCAACGATTAAGAATCAAGGTGAATCTAACAGCATCTCAAACCAAAGACAACGGTATACCAAACAGCGAAAATGCAGGAGCAACCGGTGAGGTGATAACACATATGCTAAAAGCTAACCCAACGCGTCCGGTATATGACGAGAATGGTAATCTTTTTGATTTTGATACCGAAGGAAGTTACAACCCTATGTATATGCTCGATTTTTTTGATGACGAAACACGTACCATGCGCGTGCTTGGTAACTTCGAAGCTAAGTTTCGTATTATTGATGGATTAGAGTACCAGTTTAACTATGGTGTTGATAAATCATTCTCAGAAAGAAATACAACCTATTACCCCAATACAACCGAAATTGAAAGTATAGGTGCTTACTATCAGCAGAACTACGAAAATTACAATTATCTATTGGAGCACTACCTTACCTTTTCACGAACATTCAATAGTCATCATTTCGATGCCATGGGTGGTTTTTCTTATCAAAAGTTTAATCGTTCGGGCACTACATTTGGTGTGAAAGGAATAGATGATAAAAGCATCAATCCAGCCAATAACCCTGGTGTGGGAAGCGATCAGCAGGCTGTAGAAACGGTTGGTTTTGCAGAAGAGAATGAATTGCAATCGGTTTTTGGTCGTGTTAATTACAACTACAAAAGCAAGTATTTACTTACCGCTTCGTTACGTGCTGATGGTTCAACACGCTTTGGTGAAAATAACAAATATGGTTACTTCCCTTCTTTCGCTTTGGGTTGGAATTTATCCAAAGAATCGTTTCTGGAGAACAGTTCGCTTATCGATAATTTAAAATTACGTGGTAGCTGGGGACAAACCGGTAATCAGGAGGTGCCTAACAAAGTAACTCAAGCTACGTATTCGGTATCTTCTTCGTCGGGTTATTACCTGGGGGGCGAATCCAATGCCTTAACCGATGGTATTAACTATACACGTACTGCTAATCCTGATTTGAAATGGGAGGTAGTGTCGCAGTTAAACTTTGGGGTGGATTTTGATTTAATGGGAGGTAAGTTGTACGGTACCTTAGATTATTTCAATAAAACTACGACTGATGCCATTCTTTTGGTTCCGGCTGTTCAGCCTAACTTTTCGGATATGTGGACTAACATAGATGGTGAGATCATTAACAAAGGATTTGAGTTTACTTTAGGAAGTAATATTATTAAATCAAAGGATGTAAAGTGGACGGTGGATGTTAACGGAGCAACGCTGAATAACGAAGTAAAAGGATTACCTGTAACCGAGATTTTGTCGGGTGGTGTATCTGGTTCGGGAGTTTCGGGTGAAACGGTTAATATATACAAAAACGGATATGCGGCCGGATCGTTTTATATGTTACATCATATGGGATTTGATGCCGATGGTAATTCAATCTATAGCGATGATAAACAAATTACAGAAGGGGCCTTGCCAACGTTTACCTATGGTTTAAACACTTCTTTGAGTTATAAAAATGTGGAACTAACCATGTCGTTGGTGGGACAATCGGGTGCCTACCTCTTTAATAATACCAAGTTGGCTACCAATCATATGTCTAACTTGCTGTCGAGCAAAAACGTTACCAACGATGTATTAAACTCCGGTCAATCAGAAAACGATGCCTTGCGCGTGAGTGATTATTATCTTGAGAGTTCTGATTACCTAAGGTTAAATAACCTTAGAGTAGCTTATCATTTTAATACTTCAAAAGTTGAATGGCTCGAAGGTCTTACGTTGTATGCATCAGGTCAGAATTTATTTACCATTACCGATTACAGTGGTTACGATCCTTCGGTGAATACATCTAAAAGTGTTGGAGGAAACTCATCGTTAGGTATGGATTACGCATCCTATCCATCATCGCGTACTTATTTGTTTGGTGTTAACTTTAAATTTTAATGCAATGTTTGATTTAAAATTTCGATATAAAAATATACTGATGGCAGGAGCATTGTTAGCCATTAGTGCAGTGGGATGTACCGATCTTGAAGAAAAAGTAATTGACGAAATAGTATCGGGAGATATTAGTGAGGTTGAAGGAGCAGAGGCTTCGTTGCTGGCAGCCACATACAGCAAAAGCGAATCTATCTTTGGTGATTATGGCGGATCGTGGTGCTTGCAGGAGATGACAACCGATGAAGCCATGCTTCCGGTGCGCGGCGAAGACTGGCGCGATGGAGGCAAGTGGAAAATGTTGCACGAGTTTGGATGGGATGCCTCATCTGTTAAAGTGGAAGATAACTGGCTACAGTTAAATGGAGCCATTGCACAGGCGGCTTCGGCAATAAATGTTATTAAAAGCAGTAGTATAGCTGAGCGCAATTTATACTTAGCCGAAGCGCGAGGTATGTGGGCTTTGTATTCGTATAACCTGGTTGATTTATTTGGGCAAATGCCTTATCGCGATCCTATGAATCTTACTTTTGTGCAAGATCCGGTGATAATGGACACACAGGATGCGATCAGCATTATAGTAAACACTTTGTATGATATCATACCTGATTTGGCTACCATTGGTACACAAGGTACCCATGCCGGACGTTTTACCAAAGAAGGGGCTTATGCTTTGTTGGCAAAAATATATCTAAACAAAGCTGTGTACAATGATCGTTACAATGCATCATCAAGCTTTGATTTTACAGCCAACAATAACATGGACTCGGTAATCTATTTTGCTAATAAGCTGATTGATTCACCTGCTTTTGATCTCGAACCAGACTATTTTGAAATATTTGGTGTTGATAATCAGAATAATTCGGAGTTGATTCTGGCTTATATTCAAAAAGCTACCGGGGCTAATACAGGGCAAAACGATTTTACCTATTTAAGTATGGGGCGTAATCAAAAAGCCAATCCGGAGAATAATCGTGGTTCGAATGCTACCTGCACAACTCCCGATTATTTAGCTACTTGGGACGGTAATACCAACGATCCGCGTTACCATAAGCATACCATTAAAAATGGGGGCGAGGCTTTTAAAAACGATGGTACCGATTATAGCTTGCCCTACGATGGTACATTCCATTTTAACCGGGGTTTTCAGGAGGGACAACAATATGGACCTATCATTGTAAATGGAGCGTTTGAGATGGATCCGGATGCTGCTGGAAGAGTGCTGGTACAAATGCTATACACCGAAAAAACACAAACATTGCCAATGGATTTCACCCGGGAGTTAAACTTTGATGTAGCCAATGATGCCGCTTTCTCGCAGAACCAGATTAACCGAGGAGTAAGAGTTTTTAAGCAGGAATATGATGCCGAAAACACCCGAAGTAAAGGAGGAGTTGATATCTCTATATTCCGCCTGGGAGGAATATACACCATGCGTGCCGAGGCTTTGTATCGCAAAGGTAATGTTCCGGGTGCTTTAGCAGATATTAATACCTTGCGTACTTCTCGCTTTAGTATTGACAAAGAGGGGAATCGTTATTATGGACAACCCATCGAAACATTGGATGAAGAGACCCTTTATAACGAAATAAGTTACGAGATGTACTGGGAAGGTGAGCGTCGTCAGGAGATGATTCGTTTTGGTACCTTTGATAAGGCTTATACCGCCAAACCTGCTACTGAGCCAATGTTCAGAGTTTTTCCTATTCCTCAATCGGAATTGGATGTAAATAAAAACTACATTCAAAACAAAGACTATTAAGCTGGTTTAGTAATAAAAAAAAGAATGATAAAGTTAAAAACTGTAGCTTAAATAACTTGGTACAGTGTTTGTTAGTCGCTTAGGTATACCTGAGCGACTTTTTTGTTGTTTATTCGGTAATAACCCCTTTGAAATAAAATTAATAGTTTTATATTTAGTGATAATACACTGAATAATAGTTGAATAGGTATTTATACCTGGTTTATTGTTTCACTTTCAATTTTGTTTTATGATAAGGACTAATTGGCTCGTAACATCCATCGCTTCGTTTTTTCTTCGTTTTTTCTGTGGTTTTAAAAATTCCAATGATATTGTAGATTCACAGGAGGAACGATCTGATTATTCGGATTATAAGTTGTATTCTATTTATAATACTGAACAAGATTTGGATACAAAGAAGAATGTGGTTAGTAAAATTATTGTGAAACCGATATTGGCTGAAATATTTCAAAACGAAAAAGATACAGATATTCGTAGGTTAGCCATTCATAAAATTGCATTCGATGCCCGATTAGCTGAATTCATTCAAAGTGAGCAAGACCCCGAAATAAAGAAGTTGGCGGTAAAAAAGATAAATAATCAGCCATTTTTAATAAGAATTGCGCAAACCGAAGAAGATGTTGAAATGCGTAAGCTTGTTGTAAGTCGCATTACTTATAATCCTGGATTATCGCGAATTGTAAAAAAGGAGAAAAACAAAGAAGTACGAAAAATTGCTGTAAGTAACATGAGCTATTGTCCTAGTTTGGCAAGGATTGCTCGCAAAGAAGAAGATGCAGAGATTAGAAAAATAGCGGTAAGTAAAATTACGTTTGGACCATTGCTAACCCAAATAGCTCAAAAAGATAAGAGTGCCGAGATACGAAAATTAGCAGTGCGAAGAATGACCTTCGGGCCTAGCTTATTAAAGATAGTGAAGACACATGCCGATACTGAAGTAAGAAAATTGGCATTAAAGCGTATTACTTATAAACCAACATTGCTCGATTTAGCTAATAATCACGAGGATTCAGATATTAGACGACAGGCAGTTAATCAGTTAAGACGATTGGAAATGTATAAATCGAGACTTGTAGGATTATAAAAATATTTGTGTTATTCAGAATAGAAAGTAAAAGTTTGAAATGAAACAGAAAGGCAGGTACAGCCTTGATTTTCATGGCTTACCAAATCAGTGCAGGCTGGTTTTTTGCAGCAAGGTGATAATCATCAATACCATAAAAAATAAATACTTGTGAGCTAAATGGTGTCGGGTTGGGCTAAAGGGCCAATTTGACAAATAATGCGGACAAAACTGAATGGTTATATTATTATTGATATGATTTTTTTGTAACGAATTGTTTGAAAATTCAATAGTAGGTAGTGTGGTTATGTAATTATTTACTATGTTTAGTATCGAAAACAAAACACCCTGTTATGAAAATTACTACCTTAATTGTACTTATTTATCTATCTACTATTTATGTGGCCGCACAAACGCCAGTTGAAAAAAATGGTCAACTATCGGTAAGTGGCAATCGAATTGTTAATAAAAATGGAGTACCTGTTTCGCTGGCAGGTAACAGTCTTTTCTGGAGCAATACCTACTGGGGGGGAGAAAAATATTACAATGCCGATGTGGTTGATTGGCTAGCATCTGATTGGAATTGTAGCATTGTGCGGGCAGCCATGGGAGTGGATGATGACTGGGGGTATTTGCACGATGCCACTAATAAGCAAAAGGTAACTACTGTGGTTGATGCTGCTATTGACGCAGGAATATATGTGATTATTGACTGGCACTCGCATCATGCCGAAGATTACCAGCAACAGGCTGAGACTTTTTTTGAAGAGATGGCGCAGCTTTATGGCGCTTATCCAAATATTATTTACGAGATATATAATGAGCCACTTCAGGGGGTATCGTGGTCGAGTACCATTAAACCTTATGCCGAAGCTGTAATTGGTGCCATTAGAAGCTATGATACCAATAATCTGATTGTAGTGGGCACACCCAGTTGGTCGCAAGAGGTAGATGTTGCCTCTAATGATCCTATTACATCGTACGGTAATATTGCCTATGCTTTGCATTTTTATGCGGCTACCCATCATCAGGAAATAAGAGATAAAGCCTTAACAGCTCTCAATAATGGAATTGCCTTAATGGTTACCGAGTGGGGAACGGTACAATCCAGTGGCGATGGTGCGGTGGATGAAGCCGAGGTTGACACATGGATGAATTTCTTGTATGAGCATAAATTGAGTCATTGTAACTGGGCAATAAACGATAAAGCCGAAGGTGCTTCTGCTCTTAAGCAAGGAGCATCAGTTGCAGGTAATTGGACCGACGATAATTTAACTACATCGGGTTTGCTTGTAAAAGATATTGTTACCAATTGGAATAGTCGTTTTAGCACCTCTGTTAGTCAACCTGATGTTTCAACTTTTAAAATGTATCCTAATCCGGCAAAGAATTGGATAACTATAGAAGCCAGTGGAATCAATCAGATTGAACTTATAGATATGGCTGGAAATAAGGTGAAACAGCTGAGTGGAGCTGGAAATCAAACTCAGATCGATTTGCATACGTTTGCCAAAGGTATTTACCTGGTTAAAGTAAGTTGTGTAAATCAGGTTGTGCTTAAAAAGTTGGTAGTGCAGTAGGGATTAGGAATTAGAGTTTAGGTGTTAGAAGCTAGAAGCTGGATCTTGTTGAAGTCTGTATCGATGCCTAAGTAGCTATGTTTTGATTATCACCCCTCCGGAACAGACAGAAAAGCTATAGGCTAGCAGCTATTAGCTCTTAGGTTCTAGGTTTTAGGGATTAGGAATTAGAAGTTAGAAGATGGATCCCGCTGAAAGCCGTATTGCATTAGTGGCATTTAAGATAACTCCGGAGGAGTTAAATATTAATAGCCCGGTGCGTAGCACGGGGAATGTGTACCAAAAGAATACCAACCCCAGAGAGGGTTGAATAATAATAGGGATTAGGAATTAGAGTTTAGGTGTTAGAAGTTTGAAGCTGGATCTTGTTGAAGGCCGTATTGCATTAGTGGCATTTAGATAACTCCGGAGGAGTTAAATATTAATAGCCCGGTGCGTAGCACGGGGAATGTGTACCGAAAGTATACCAACCCCAGAGAGGGTTGAATAATAATAATAGGAATTAGGATCTAGGGTTTAGGTGTGAAGCTAGAAGCTGGATCTTGTTGAATTCTGTATTGATCAGTAAGTAACTTTGTCTTTACTATCATTCCACTGGAACAGACAAAAAAGCTATAGACCAATAGCTATTAGCTCTTAGGATCTAGGTTTTAGGGATTAGGTTTTAGGGATTAGGGTTTAGGCTTAAGAAGTCCGATATCGCCGAAGGCCGTATTGCGTTAGTGGCATTTAAGATAACTCCGGAGGAGTTAAATATTAATAGCCCGGTGCGTAGCCCGGGGATTGTGTACCAAAAGAATACCAATTCCAGAGAGGTTGAATAATAATAGGGATTAGGATCAAGAGTTTAGGTGTTAGAAGCTAGAAGCTGGATCCCGTTGAATTCTGTATTGATGCCTAAGTAGCTATGTTTTGATTATCACCCCTCCGGAACAGACAGAAAAGCTATAGGCCGGGAGCTATTGGCTCTTAGGATCTAGGGTTTAGGTGTTAGAAGCTAGAAGCTGGATCTTGTTGAATTCTGTATTGATCAGTAAGTAACTTTGTCTTTACTATCATTCTACTGGAACAGACAGAAAAGCTATAGGCCGGGAGCTATTGGCTCTTAGGTTCTAGGTGTTAGGCTTAAGAAGTCCGATCCCGCCGAAGATTGTATTACATTAGTGGCATTTTGATAACTCCGGAGGAGTTAAATATTAATAGCCCCGTGCGTAGCACGGGGAATGATTAACAAAGAAATACCAACCCCGGAGAGGGTTGAATAATAATAGGTTTTAGGGATTAGAGTTTAGGTGTTAGAAGCTAGAAGCTGGATCTTGTTGAAGTCTGTATTGATCAGTAAGTAACTTTGTCTTTACTATCATTCCACTGGAACAGATAAAAAAGCTATAGACCAATAG includes:
- a CDS encoding sigma-70 family RNA polymerase sigma factor → MAMELLQSDADLWRLIKQENQKAFDTLFGRYWKPMFYWALKLTNQNEVAQTIVQDIFITLWERKAEISIDNVEAYLFKAVKFQSYKYYRDNQQFNLSINEVDHLEEPIEEVAEDDERVEKLNRAVDALPEKCREIFVMRKIHDFSIEQIAAQLGLSPQTVKNQIGKAFKQIRTSIDV
- a CDS encoding FecR family protein, with translation MNKKIDTYHRQSEEEITVPDWFHQKADGIKEEYARDKSLLQDVDDLEFQMLNHIHNRVTFKSKQQKTLQWLANFAAASVILAILAGGYLLIKPAKMITASNITEQIDSVLLADGSIIYLSPNAVFQYPDNFKGKTRSVYLLSGNAFFKIARNPAKPFLVKSGVMTTRVLGTSFNIHLSSQEYEVTVHTGKVNVSSDHQKVDLVPMQQAHFDFANNKLTYNKVPANAVLPWYNHNLSLVETSLHDIIEILEKKFGCECGNLSDDLLSKRVTIHIGKSATLLSVLNQINYISNLKLSINENNLIEEL
- a CDS encoding TonB-dependent receptor, whose protein sequence is MYSKLNYFKQKTIILLMFFAAGMSVMAAGNRKHQTEVSGIERRATLTNIFTDLQIHTHYQFSYGEEVMADKNTYELTQNISDMKMVMDDLSEQANLSYSMEDMLVMVRKNESATTMQAQKKLIKGRVIDESKLPLPGVNILEEGTTNGVVTNLDGTFSIQLSGVSNNLVFSFIGYKDQVVLAQDDMSVQMEPEFEGLNEVVVVGYGSVKKTDVTGSLSKISEKSFRDGLNTSAENLIQGKVPGVRIVNSSGEPGAGVDVMIRGAGSIRSGNSPLFVIDGVPLSNEDVSPGGPNGGVGSSRARNPLNFLNPNDIESISVLKDASAAAIYGARGSNGVVLITTKKGLTQKPTFTMDSYVGVSQVAKKIDLLDGAKYAQVNPDQTYDSNVSTDWQDVMFRNAITTSNNLSFSNGTETGNYYVSLSHLDQEGIIQESNFSRLSGRVNVNESFLDDQRLRIKVNLTASQTKDNGIPNSENAGATGEVITHMLKANPTRPVYDENGNLFDFDTEGSYNPMYMLDFFDDETRTMRVLGNFEAKFRIIDGLEYQFNYGVDKSFSERNTTYYPNTTEIESIGAYYQQNYENYNYLLEHYLTFSRTFNSHHFDAMGGFSYQKFNRSGTTFGVKGIDDKSINPANNPGVGSDQQAVETVGFAEENELQSVFGRVNYNYKSKYLLTASLRADGSTRFGENNKYGYFPSFALGWNLSKESFLENSSLIDNLKLRGSWGQTGNQEVPNKVTQATYSVSSSSGYYLGGESNALTDGINYTRTANPDLKWEVVSQLNFGVDFDLMGGKLYGTLDYFNKTTTDAILLVPAVQPNFSDMWTNIDGEIINKGFEFTLGSNIIKSKDVKWTVDVNGATLNNEVKGLPVTEILSGGVSGSGVSGETVNIYKNGYAAGSFYMLHHMGFDADGNSIYSDDKQITEGALPTFTYGLNTSLSYKNVELTMSLVGQSGAYLFNNTKLATNHMSNLLSSKNVTNDVLNSGQSENDALRVSDYYLESSDYLRLNNLRVAYHFNTSKVEWLEGLTLYASGQNLFTITDYSGYDPSVNTSKSVGGNSSLGMDYASYPSSRTYLFGVNFKF
- a CDS encoding RagB/SusD family nutrient uptake outer membrane protein; this translates as MFDLKFRYKNILMAGALLAISAVGCTDLEEKVIDEIVSGDISEVEGAEASLLAATYSKSESIFGDYGGSWCLQEMTTDEAMLPVRGEDWRDGGKWKMLHEFGWDASSVKVEDNWLQLNGAIAQAASAINVIKSSSIAERNLYLAEARGMWALYSYNLVDLFGQMPYRDPMNLTFVQDPVIMDTQDAISIIVNTLYDIIPDLATIGTQGTHAGRFTKEGAYALLAKIYLNKAVYNDRYNASSSFDFTANNNMDSVIYFANKLIDSPAFDLEPDYFEIFGVDNQNNSELILAYIQKATGANTGQNDFTYLSMGRNQKANPENNRGSNATCTTPDYLATWDGNTNDPRYHKHTIKNGGEAFKNDGTDYSLPYDGTFHFNRGFQEGQQYGPIIVNGAFEMDPDAAGRVLVQMLYTEKTQTLPMDFTRELNFDVANDAAFSQNQINRGVRVFKQEYDAENTRSKGGVDISIFRLGGIYTMRAEALYRKGNVPGALADINTLRTSRFSIDKEGNRYYGQPIETLDEETLYNEISYEMYWEGERRQEMIRFGTFDKAYTAKPATEPMFRVFPIPQSELDVNKNYIQNKDY
- a CDS encoding cellulase family glycosylhydrolase; translation: MKITTLIVLIYLSTIYVAAQTPVEKNGQLSVSGNRIVNKNGVPVSLAGNSLFWSNTYWGGEKYYNADVVDWLASDWNCSIVRAAMGVDDDWGYLHDATNKQKVTTVVDAAIDAGIYVIIDWHSHHAEDYQQQAETFFEEMAQLYGAYPNIIYEIYNEPLQGVSWSSTIKPYAEAVIGAIRSYDTNNLIVVGTPSWSQEVDVASNDPITSYGNIAYALHFYAATHHQEIRDKALTALNNGIALMVTEWGTVQSSGDGAVDEAEVDTWMNFLYEHKLSHCNWAINDKAEGASALKQGASVAGNWTDDNLTTSGLLVKDIVTNWNSRFSTSVSQPDVSTFKMYPNPAKNWITIEASGINQIELIDMAGNKVKQLSGAGNQTQIDLHTFAKGIYLVKVSCVNQVVLKKLVVQ